One Proteinivorax tanatarense DNA segment encodes these proteins:
- a CDS encoding alpha/beta fold hydrolase yields MAIVKVNDISMYYEVHGEGEPLVLIEGLGYSTWMWYKQLPVISKYFKVIIFDNRGVGKTDKPDCEYTIEMMADDLAGLLRSLNIKTTHILGVSMGGFIAQQFSANYPEMVDKLILCSTSFGGPNSIPIPQETLDIMMKGGGEYKTILDIKKAISTAFYNGKIPEDKEVLEKIMQEKKQEPQPKYAYQRQLMAGASFNGEDNTQRIKADTLIVAGQKDEVVPPQNAYLLNERISSSEVEIIEKGGHVFFMEQPNKSNEVFLNFLLK; encoded by the coding sequence ATGGCTATAGTTAAGGTTAACGATATTAGCATGTATTACGAGGTTCATGGAGAGGGAGAACCTTTAGTGTTAATTGAAGGTTTGGGTTATTCAACTTGGATGTGGTATAAGCAACTGCCGGTAATTTCAAAATATTTTAAAGTTATTATATTTGATAATAGGGGAGTTGGAAAAACAGATAAGCCGGACTGTGAATATACAATAGAAATGATGGCTGATGATTTAGCTGGACTATTACGTTCTTTGAATATAAAAACAACCCATATTCTAGGCGTTTCAATGGGCGGGTTTATTGCTCAACAATTCTCTGCAAATTATCCAGAGATGGTGGATAAGTTAATACTATGTTCCACATCATTTGGAGGTCCTAATAGCATTCCCATACCACAAGAAACATTGGATATAATGATGAAAGGTGGGGGGGAGTACAAAACAATCTTAGATATTAAAAAGGCAATTTCTACTGCTTTTTATAACGGTAAAATTCCTGAAGACAAAGAAGTTTTAGAGAAAATTATGCAAGAAAAAAAGCAAGAACCCCAGCCCAAATATGCTTACCAGAGGCAGCTAATGGCAGGGGCTTCATTTAATGGTGAAGACAATACCCAAAGAATAAAAGCTGATACATTAATAGTGGCTGGGCAAAAAGATGAAGTGGTACCACCTCAAAACGCTTATTTACTCAATGAAAGAATATCTTCTTCAGAAGTAGAGATTATTGAAAAGGGTGGACATGTTTTTTTTATGGAGCAGCCTAATAAAAGTAACGAAGTGTTTTTAAATTTTTTGTTAAAGTAG